A genome region from Tenebrio molitor chromosome 4, icTenMoli1.1, whole genome shotgun sequence includes the following:
- the LOC138129920 gene encoding uncharacterized protein DDB_G0283697-like: MSMLAERKVKQKLSLNPRGKAWSEDSNKFGQKMLEKMGWSRGKGLGAKEDGIREHVKPAYKNDSKGMGFKETDDQWTEHDTHFNTLLQSLAGDVQSEKVGEVKSLEEKSQNSKVRVHYKKFTRSKDLSRCSKKDLANIFGKKTLTEMLKHLEEKEEVAVEDSKSNDLLRNGGSMVDYFKKKLTKYGKSNNCDVGSDDTLKTESDTEGASHVGLGFGSGKKRKSSEQVLNGTPKKSKKEKISGNQEGLSNPAFDPLFSSVEVHRHVLNTIKEESEEVLKKTEKSRASENEFLNHDDGVHEEINGSEGEIKKKKKKKSKDKEDNDEDIDKPKKSKKKVVGLDNPNFNNVYEDDESSKKKRSKEIVNGTQKKMKQGKLSANEKGLSNPAFNPLYNDAEVEGLNIINEGSEEITLKKNKKKKKEHCKLEKSLDNNSNEEHEESSAGEIKENKKKKKPKIKEDSEDIDSPKKSTKNKKKGKEHCELEKSLDNNSNAEHEEISAAETKENKKKKKPKMKDADSPKKSKKKALGLDNPNFDNAYEDSKSHSNANYEVKRKNKRDRLLEENLPVSDDVSSLKKKKRSKQKSTEELAIDNPGFQDISNDTTNEGVSVQNENPHNNELGSDLILNVASIPIKQKSNSGKSKQSSSKQRKQIKFSGVTEQRIIPSREDVIKRNELFDINSKVIENGLRKTNRDNVNLDENIDEISKKIEGFQAEIENDINEAKAVKISGKKDEYCGMNEKLPEGTKLKYMYAKKFKPLPPYMRKATGPKSSYKHLIRGDIIVCFKNTNLHTIEGYAYVKRKNDAVQRKNDAIQEKNSAVERRNDAIQKKNSVNRSNVFQRKNDAIQKRNDAVQRRNDAVQRKNSVVNRKNVAFPTTNYVVNRKNYAFPTTNYVVNRKKFAFPTTNNYVLNRRNNAFSTTNYVNNKRNDAFQRTKYVNRRNDAFQRTNYVNRRNDTIQRNNYGVNRNATRTKNYVVKRRNDAVQGNDYFNTSNNAIQRNNYFNTSNDAIQGDNYFDTSYDAVQGNNYFNTSNDAIQGDNYFDARNDAIQGNNYFDTSYDAVQGNNYFNTSNDAIQGDNYFDARNDAIQGNTYFDTRNDVIPTENYVVNRRSDSFQRNNYVVNPRNAFQTNNYVNKRNNAFQGNNYVNRRNDAFQGNNYLNTSNDAFQGNNTSFY; this comes from the exons attcaaataaatttggtcAGAAAATGTTGGAGAAGATGGGCTGGTCTCGTGGCAAAGGTTTAGGAGCCAAGGAAGATGGCATCAGAGAACATGTTAAACCCGCGTACAAAAATGACAGCAAAG GTATGGGGTTTAAAGAAACTGATGATCAATGGACTGAGCACGACACACATTTCAACACCTTACTGCAATCCTTAGCAGGTGATGTACAAAGTGAGAAAGTTGGTGAAGTAAAATCACTTGAAGAGAAATCGCAAAATTCTAAAGTGCGCGTCCATTACAAGAAATTTACAAGGAGCAAAGATTTGAGTCGGTGCAGTAAAAAGGATTTAgccaacatttttggaaaGAAAACCTTAACGGAGATGCTAAAACACCtggaagaaaaagaagaagtgGCGGTTGAGGATAGTAAAAGTAATGATCTTCTGCGTAATGGAGGTTCTATGGTGGATtactttaagaaaaaattaactaaGTATGGAAAAAGTAATAATTGTGACGTGGGCAGCGATGATACGTTAAAAACAGAATCAGATACGGAAGGAGCATCTCATGTCGGGTTAGGATTTGGTTCTGGGAAAAAACGAAAGTCAAGTGAACAAGTGTTAAATGGCACtccaaaaaaatccaaaaaagaaaaaatcagtGGAAATCAAGAAGGATTAAGTAATCCAGCGTTTGACCCTTTATTTAGTAGTGTTGAAGTACACAGACATGTGTTGAATACAATTAAAGAAGAAAGTGAAGAAGTTTTAAAGAAAACTGAGAAATCTAGAGCCAGTGAAAATGAATTTCTTAACCATGATGATGGAGTACATGAGGAAATAAATGGCAGTGAAGGTGAAattaagaaaaagaagaaaaagaaatcaaaagaCAAGGAAGATAATGATGAAGATATAGATAAACCGAAAAAGTCAAAGAAAAAGGTGGTAGGATTGGACAATCCTAATTTCAACAATGTCTATGAAGATGATGAGagttcaaagaaaaaaagatcAAAGGAAATAGTTAATGgtactcaaaaaaaaatgaaacaaggaaAACTCAGTGCGAATGAAAAAGGACTAAGCAATCCGGCATTTAATCCACTATATAATGATGCTGAAGTGGAAGGCTTGAATATAATTAATGAAGGAAGTGAAGAAATaactttgaagaaaaataaaaaaaagaagaaagagcACTGTAAACTGGAAAAATCACTTGACAACAACAGTAATGAAGAACATGAGGAAAGCAGTGCAGGTGAAATTAAGGAAaacaagaaaaagaaaaaaccaaaaattaaaGAAGATAGCGAAGATATAGATAGTCCTAAAAAAtcgacgaaaaataaaaaaaaggggaaAGAGCACTGTGAATTGGAAAAATCTCTTGACAACAACAGTAATGCAGAACATGAGGAAATCAGTGCTGCTGAAACTAAGGAAaacaagaaaaagaaaaaaccgaAAATGAAAGATGCAGATAGtcctaaaaaatcaaagaaaaaagCACTGGGATTGGACAATcctaattttgacaatgcttATGAAGACAGTAAGAGTCATTCTAATGCGAACTATGAAGTgaagagaaaaaataaacgtGATCGTTTGTTAGAGGAGAATTTACCAGTTTCAGATGATGTTTCTTCgttgaaaaagaagaaaagaagcAAACAAAAATCAACTGAAGAGTTGGCAATTGATAACCCTGGATTCCAGGACATCTCAAATGACACAACAAATGAAGGTGTAAGTGTTCAAAATGAGAACCCACACAACAATGAACTTGGTTCtgatttgattttgaatgttgCTTCAATACCCATcaaacaaaaatctaattcaGGTAAAAGCAAACAATCTTCGtcaaaacaaagaaaacaaatcaagttCAGTGGTGTGACTGAACAGAGGATAATTCCAAGTCGTGAGGATGTTATAAAGCGAAATGAATTATTTGATATTAATTCTAAAGTGATTGAAAACGGTTTAAGGAAGACTAACCGTGATAATGTAAACTTGGATGAAAATATTGATGaaatatcaaagaaaatcGAAGGGTTTCAAGCTGAAATTGAGAACGACATCAATGAAGCGAAAGCTGTCAAAATCTCAGGCAAGAAGGACGAATATTGCggaatgaatgaaaaattaccCGAAGGAACCaaattgaaatatatgtatgccaaaaaatttaaaccacTACCACCTTATATGAGGAAGGCTACAGGTCCCAAATCATCATACAAACACTTGATCCGTGGAGACATCATtgtatgttttaaaaatacaaatttgcatACAATAGAAGGTTATGCTTAtgtcaaaagaaaaaatgatgctgttcaaagaaaaaatgacgctattcaagaaaaaaattctgctgttgaaagaagaaatgatgctattcaaaaaaaaaattcggttAATAGATCAAAtgtttttcaaagaaaaaatgatgCTATTCAAAAAAGAAATGATGCTGTtcaaagaagaaatgatgctgttcaaagaaaaaattctgttgtaaatagaaaaaatgttgcttttccaacaacaaattatgttgttaatagaaaaaattatgcttttccaacaacaaattatgttgttaacagaaaaaaatttgccttTCCAACAACAAATAATTATGTTCTTAATAGAAGAAATAATGCtttttcaacaacaaattatgttaataataaaagaaatgaTGCTTTTCAAAGAACAAAATATGTTAACAGAAGAAATGATGCTTTTCAAAGAACAAATTATGTTAATAGAAGAAATGATACTATTCAAAGAAACAATTATGGTGTTAATAGAAATGCTACTCGTACtaaaaattatgttgttaaaagaagaaatgatgcTGTTCAAGGAaacgattattttaatacaagCAATAATGCTATTCAaagaaacaattattttaatacaagCAATGATGCTATTCAAGGAGACAATTATTTTGATACAAGTTATGATGCTGTTCAaggaaacaattattttaatacaagCAATGATGCTATTCAAGGAGACAATTATTTTGATGCAAGAAATGATGCTATTCAAggaaacaattattttgataCAAGTTATGATGCTGTTCAaggaaacaattattttaatacaagCAATGATGCTATTCAGGGAGACAATTATTTTGATGCAAGAAATGATGCTATTCAAGGAAACACTTATTTTGATACAAGAAATGATGTTATTCCAACTGAAAATTATGTGGTTAATAGAAGAAGTGATTCTTTTCAAAGAAACAATTATGTTGTTAATCCAAGAAATGCttttcaaacaaataattatgttaataaaagaaataatgcTTTTCAAGGAAACAATTATGTTAATAGAAGAAATGATGCTTTTCAAGGAAATAATTATCTTAATACAAGCAATGATGCTTTTCAAGGAAACAATACGAGTTTTTATTAA